A region from the Indicator indicator isolate 239-I01 chromosome 4, UM_Iind_1.1, whole genome shotgun sequence genome encodes:
- the PCNX4 gene encoding pecanex-like protein 4 → MGPDVPLLNDYKQEFFLKRFPQTVLGGPRFKLGYCAPPYIYVNQIILFLTPWVLGGVGTLLYQLGIMKDYWTAALSGGLMFVTALILQMANVYAKQKTVTVERMQIQNTLTDEDEFEFSSCVGSETVKFIIPGKKYITNTIFHSLLAGILCGLGTWYLLPNRITLLYSNIGGTVMIFVFGWVTICIGEYSLIINTATETATFQALDTYEITALMRPFYIFVFIAVDLAHRFAVNTPILEQTNQILHIVFLFLPFLWAMGILPPLDALFLWGMEQLLEFGLGGSPMSSNTKLLVMFLISAGTAIASYFIPSTLGVILFMTGFGFILSLNLSEIGFAFKHTMSSHLASGKSKNMHRGLRIQFGWREFIFYVTVLTFALIEASLLHQLAGFSSFSTASPQAIASYFLILLLTIMWILREIQRVYLFGVFRNPFYPKDVRTVTVFMEKQRRLMKVGVVRRILLTLVSPFAMIAFLSLDHSLQNLHSVSVCIGFTRIFRMVWQNTENALLDIVVVSVAQMLVLSPDLWWNRSLDTGIRLLLVGILRDRLLQFGSKLQFAIAILLTSWTEKKQRRKSTATLITLNVVFFPILLIFIAISALLSSPLLPLFTLPVFLIGFPRPVRSWPGPVGAAACVCSDTVYYQQMIPSLAGALQSALAAGSLGLSLPGSHYLCRFQDRLVWILVLEKGFTYCGVNIKGLELQETSCHAAEAHRVDEIFGMAFEHQEHTKILSPNHHFGHILTPCTVLPVRLYSDARSVLSGIIDSHENLKHLKDDFIKVLVWMLVQYCYKKSKTWESPGSVNKNKKGLVPKTQRSAEVERSWPPREEDSFSVDTVEDWTDDSDVFDLEPSGRMKGKREPGQIGTTPKLYLSIPGSVETETPREMSPEDKLYKAVVLGLPAVDKGKQQEALPQVEFSCSYSELLSIPEEWRTAPVPSSKVNEMRQRFPEEWYHFILSQLDFFHLKEKPSNLLEDLMKDKALKDLYIHGVLSCFFGLFGLDNTVPAPSHVFRAYTGGIPWSVGLDWLTSKPELFQLALKAFRYTFKLMIDKASLGPVENFKELVNYLEEYENDWYIGLVSDLEWQQAVLQEKPYLFSLGHDPNMGIYTGRVLTLQELLVQVGKLNDEAVRGQWANLSWELLYATNDDEERYSIQAHPVLLRNLTVQAADPPLGYPVYSSELLHLPLF, encoded by the exons ATGGGTCCAGATGTACCTCTGCTGAATGATTACAAACAGGAGTTCTTCTTGAAGCGCTTTCCACAGACTGTGCTGGGAGGTCCCCGGTTTAAATTAGGCTATTGTGCTCCTCCTTACATCTATGTGAATCAGATTATTCTTTTCTTGACACCATGGGTTTTGGGAGGAGTAGGAACACTCTTGTACCAGTTAGGTATTATGAAAGACTACTGGACCGCAGCACTTTCAGGAGGACTAATGTTTGTTACTGCACTTATTCTTCAGATGGCAAATGTATatgcaaagcagaaaacagtgACAGTAGAAAGAATGCAAATTCAGAATACCCTGACAGATGAAGATGAGTTTGAATTTTCCAGTTGTGTAGGTTCAGAGACAGTAAAATTTATTATTCCTGGCAAGAAGTATATAACCAACACCATATTTCATTCCCTTCTGGCAGGGATATTGTGTGGGTTGGGAACTTGGTATTTGCTGCCAAACAGAATAACCTTGTTATACAGCAACATTGGAGGAACTGTTATGATCTTTGTATTTGGATGGGTGACAATATGTATAGGAGAGTATTCATTAATCATAAACACAGCTACTGAAACAGCTACTTTCCAAGCACTGGATACTTACGAAATcactgctctgatgagacctttctatatttttgtctttattgCAGTGGATCTTGCACACAG GTTTGCTGTCAACACACCCATTCTAGAGCAGACAAACCAGATTTTGCACATcgtatttctttttctgccatTCTTATGGGCAATGGGAATTCTGCCCCCACTTGATGCACTTTTTCTATGGGGAATGGAACAACTGTTGGAGTTTGGACTAGGAGGTTCACCTATGTCAAGTAACACAAA GTTATTAGTAATGTTTCTCATTTCTGCTGGAACAGCAATAGCATCGTATTTCATTCCCAGCACTCTCGGTGTGATCCTCTTCATGACTGGATTTGGGTTCATACTGAGTCTTAACCTAAGCGAGATTGGTTTTGCCTTCAAACACACCATGAGCAGCCATTTAGCCTCCGGCAAATCTAAAAATATGCACAGAGGTCTTAGAATACAATTTGGGTGGagggaatttattttttatgtgaCTGTATTGACATTTGCTCTCATAGAAGCCAGCCTGCTGCATCAACTTGCAGGCTTTTCATCATTTTCCACAGCCAGTCCTCAGGCTATAGCGAGTTACTTTCTGATCTTATTGCTTACAATTATGTGGATTCTTAGAGAGATTCAGAGAGTGTACTTGTTTGGAGTCTTCCGAAACCCCTTTTATCCAAAGGATGTCAGGACTGTGACTGTGTTCATGGAGAAGCAAAGAAGGCTAATGAAAGTTGGTGTTGTCAGGAGGATTTTACTAACACTAG TGTCTCCGTTTGCTATGATAGCCTTCCTGTCACTAGACCATTCACTACAAAATCTTCATTCTGTGTCTGTTTGCATTGGATTCACAAGAATATTTAGGATG GTCTGGCAGAATACAGAAAATGCTCTACTGGATATAGTGGTTGTGTCAGTAGCACAAATGTTGGTGCTCAGCCCAGACCTCTGGTGGAACAGGAGCCTTGATACAGGAATCAGACTCTTGCTG GTCGGTATCCTACGGGATCGACTGCTTCAGTTTGGTTCAAAGTTGCAGTTTGCCATCGCTATTCTTCTGACGTCATGGACAGAGAAAAAACAACGTCGTAAATCTACTGCCACCTTAATCACCCTCAACGTTGTTTTCTTCCCAATCCTGCTGATCTTCATCGCCATCTCTGCgctcctttcttcccctctgctgccgCTCTTTACGCTGCCAGTGTTTCTGATTGGATTTCCTAGGCCTGTCCGAAGCTGGCCAGGACCtgtgggtgctgcagcctgtgtttGCTCTGACACTGTGTACTACCAGCAGATgattcccagcctggctggtgcTCTGCAGTCTGCACTGGCAGCCGGTAGCCTCG GTCTCTCTCTACCTGGATCACACTACTTATGTCGCTTTCAGGATAGACTGGTGTGGATATTGGTGCTAGAAAAAGGCTTCACTTACTGTGGGGTTAACATCAAG GGGCTAGAACTGCAGGAAACATCCTGCCATgctgctgaagcacacagagtTGATGAGATTTTTGGCATGGCCTTTGAACATCAGGAGCACACCAAGATTCTCTCTCCCAATCACCATTTTGGGCACATTTTGACGCCTTGTACTGTTCTACCTGTGCGGCTGTATTCTGATGCTAGAAGTGTGTTATCTGGAATAATTGACTCTCATGAGAATTTAAAGCATCTGAAAGATGATTTCATTAAAGTGCTGGTATGGATGCTGGTCCAGTACTGCTACAAAAAATCAAAAACCTGGGAAAGTCCAGGCAGTgttaacaagaacaaaaaaggaTTGGTTCCAAAAACTCAGCGTAGTGCTGAGGTAGAAAGATCCTGGCCTCCAAGGGAAGAAGATAGCTTCAGTGTTGATACAGTTGAGGACTGGACTGATGACAGTGACGTTTTTGATCTTGAACCCAGTGGCAGAATGAAAGGCAAAAGAGAACCTGGACAGATAGGAACTACACCAAAACTTTACCTGTCTATTCCAGGATCTGTGGAAACAGAGACCCCACGAGAAATGTCACCAGAAGATAAGTTATACAAGGCTGTTGTGCTTGGGCTTCCTGCTGTAGACAAAGGGAAGCAGCAAGAAGCTTTACCTCAAGTTGAATTTAGTTGCTCTTACTCTGAGCTATTGAGCATCCCTGAAGAATGGAGAACAGCCCCAGTGCCATCTTCCAAAGTGAATGAAATGAGGCAGAGGTTTCCAGAGGAATGGTACCACTTCATTTTGAGTCAGCTGGACTTTTTTCATCTGAAAGAAAAGCCTTCCAATTTACTTGAAGACCTCATGAAAGATAAAGCTTTGAAAGACTTATACATCCATGGAGTGTTGTCATGTTTCTTTGGTCTGTTTGGACTGGATAACACTGTGCCTGCCCCGAGCCATGTGTTCAGAGCCTACACTGGTGGTATTCCATGGTCTGTTGGTTTGGACTGGCTAACCAGCAAACCAGAGCTATTCCAACTGGCATTGAAAGCATTCAG ATACACCTTTAAACTTATGATTGACAAAGCAAGCCTGGGTCCTGTGGAGAACTTCAAAGAGCTGGTGAACTATCTGGAAGAATATGAAAATGATTGGTACATCGGACTGGTGTCAGATCTTGAGTGGCAGCAAGCAGTTCTTCAGGAAAAGCCATACCTGTTTTCATTGGGGCATGACCCAAACATG GGAATTTACACTGGGCGAGTCCTCACTCTTCAAGAATTGTTAGTACAAGTGGGAAAACTTAACGACGAAGCTGTCCGAGGTCAGTGGGCAAATCtgtcctgggagctgctgtacGCCACAAATGATGATGAAGAACGCTACAGCATCCAGGCACACCCAGTGCTCCTAAGGAACCTTACTGTGCAAGCTGCAGACCCACCTCTTGGCTACCCCGTGTATTCATCTGAGCTTCTGCATCTGCCTTTGTTCTAG